CATACGTTCTCCGAATGGCACTGCAACTTACATTTGCTAATTATAACACTCACACGCACTGTGTGTGAAGCGCGCCATAAACGCACCGGAAAGGgcgccgcgccgcgtcccTTATACAGCCTTCTCCTAAATGGTACCACTCGATTGAAGAGTGttgtcgttttgttttgttcgatcTTTCTGCTCCTCGTCTCCTGCTGCCGCGTGCGTGATGCTGTTgggatgtgtatgtgcgccgttagcgcatcatcatccaatcATGTTGCATCATGTTTTGTCCTGTCCCTAGCCCTAACGCGCCCCTAAATGCATCGTTGCgctatgctgctggtgttgctggctgcAACCTGTTTCCGTTTGCACTCGCAGTTGTGCGCACCATTGAGAAGGCCGGCTCAAACGGCCGGAGGCCACACACAACGCTGCTTGGTGTTGTGCCGAGCTGCCTTGGCCCGTTTATGCTATTTGTTTGTGGTCGGTGGGAAGCGAATAGCTCAGCTGGTCGCGCGCCTCTCGTTCACAACGCCTTCGGGCATGTAACGAAAGTTGTCTAGATAAAAGAACACATATTCTGCTTCACTTCAAGGCACGTCTGGTTGATCTGATCTGGAGTGGAGAACTAGAGAGGGGATGTACGCTAGCGAACCTTATTGTGACATGGTTTTAGCACGATGATTAACTTATCGTTACCGGAAGTGGTGGAGCTCGGGGATGCttgatttgtttgccttcCACGTTCTGCTCGAACGGGCGTGGACAAACAGACGGAGACGAGCTTCATACAGGGCACGTAcaagcaaaacagcagcagcagcagcagcagcggtcatAGCAACACGACTCACGCCTCTGTTCCGCGTTGATCTCCGTGTTAATGTACAATCGGTTCTTTCTTCATTCAACCAGAACTATAACCTGGATAAGGAGAATCTACAGTTTCTGGCGCTTCACGTTGCCACGGCCGCACACTCGCTCACCAAGCAGCTGGAGTATTCCGACCAGGAGAAGCTGGAAACGGCCGTACTGAAGGATATTACGCGTACAATCACCCACCTGAAAGCGCTGATCGAGTGGCTCGATCGCGCTCCATTCAaaggtaaacacacacacacgcaaacgcgcacacacacacacacacacacacatacttatTTTGGATTCCCTCTCCTTTCACCTGTGGTTTCAATTGTTCCTCCCAGGTTTGCGCAAATTTGatgaacttcgcaaacaatgCATGCGCTTCGGGCTGGAAATGGCAACTGTGGCCATGCGCGATCGGTTCTCACTCAATCCTGTGCAAGCGGTAAGTCAATGGAGCCAAGCAAGGCGATCGTTCGTATTACTGAAGATCCCTTCTGTCTTTCAGATTCACGGTAATGCCGAAAAGTTGGCCAAAATCGGTGAGTACATCATAAAGGATATCACCGACCCGATCATTCTGCAGCCAGCATCGCTCGATCTCGTGACGCTCAAGAAGCGTGAGTCGGATCTTGGGTTTCTTATTATGCAAAGCTTTCACGGCATTCATCGGTAAGTCTTCCAGCAGATTGTATTGAGATTTCACATGTTCCCATACAATTGGTGCAAAAGGAACGCTCTGCCATTCACATTCCTAAGATTCTATCCTCAAACCTCACCATTCTTAAGAAAGCTAATCCTCTCAAATCAGCATCCATTAGAAGAAGGTGTTTTACACAGTAACGTATCCCGCAACGCGTAATTAGAAGAGCCGGGCTTcctcattttgtgtttttgtccTTCCGGTGGTCCTCATCTCTGAACCGGCTCTATTTTGACTTCCCGCCAGAACCGTAGGAGGTTACCTTACCTCTGACCAGTCGTCGGCATCCCGCACCGAATACCGATCCTTTCTCTTCTCAATTATCTCAAACATACTGTGAAAACATCAACCATCGCACTAATCATCATGCCGTTTTGGCTTtctgtttcttcctttctctcttttcccctACCTCCCGGATGGCGTTTCGatcgcacacaaaaacacaatcgTACCGTTGCCGACGTCTCTGCCGCCACACAGAATTACCGAAATAAAGTTCAACTCGCCCGCCCACAATTCCGGCAAGGTCGAGGAGGGAGATGAGATAGTGCAAATCAACTACCAGACCGTGGTCGGTTGGGAGTACAAAAAGgtactgctgatgctacaGGAGTCGCCGCCAGGTAAGCGCTAACCAAAGTTCATCCTAATTTTACCCTCGGGTTTCATTGGGTTTTTTTGTCCCACTGTTGGTTTTCCctctgtgtgcgtttgtgtgtgccgaTCGTGATGTCGATCCTGAAGCCAGGGCAAGGGTCTTCCTTTAAGCCTGGTGCATTCGATTGTTTTGCGATGAAGTACCGTTCCCCTACCTTGCGCTACTTAATCATCTTAGATTCCGATCGTCAAAGGAGAAATGTATGAGCAAATTGGGATCAGAAAGGTCCTAGACGTAACTGCCCCTCCACTTCCCAAAGGACTATTTCGGTTCTAGAAGATCAGCTTATTTCTGTCCTTTTTCCTGTCAACGATCCCTTGTCACTTTTGTTTTataatgttttctatttttatgtggttgctgttgttgttcttggaGTTGGAGTTTGTTAATGATTTTCCTAAGACATTCGAATGATCGCTGCGTAGGGGCATCTTTTATTTCATTCGACTCTCgttggaaacatttaatcGATTTCGGCATCCACGTGATCCCGGTCTTTATGTCCCTTTATATTAATGGattcttttcctctttattCTGCGCTTCTGGCGCCTAACAGATGTTCTACTGACGCTGAAAAAGCGCCCAAAGCACATCAAAATCTACGGCCAGATATACATCAAACCGTACCGCCTGCCGAGCAAGAAGCGCTCGCAACCATACCGCTGGGGCGAAAGCTTACCGAGCCCGCGCACCACGGACACATTCGCTCTGCAAGACTTCTCGCGGCCACTGGAGCGCGTTCCAGAGAAACACGTTCCATCGGACACGGAATCGGAAGGCAGCGATATACTAACGCCAACGGATGTGaaggaaacagaaaaggaGATCCGACTCTATCTACCGAAACCTCGTGCCGTCCTGCAACGGAGGCATACGCTGTCCAGTTTTAAAGATCTGGTCGGTGTGGGCACTTGGTACGACAGGACGGCAGCAGGCGGTAAGCGGCCGCTGGCGAGCGAGATGCAAAGTTTGCGTGATAAGTCCGTTTCTTTTGGGTTCGGGCTGGAGATGGCTCCACGGCCGACGACCACCTGCCTAGGCTTGGTTCCTATGAACGAAGGTGAAGGCGATACTGGGGCGCCCGGTAAGTGTGCCAGTTTCGGTGGTTTGCAGAGCTCACTGCCCGATATTATACCATCAGAAGTGAACCGATCGCGGCCGGAAGTATCACCTAATGAACGATCAGTATTAGGCAGTGGTGGGAAAAGTGCACGCGATGGTCCTGAGCAGAATGGCGAAAGTGACGCGTACAAAGCGGGCGTATCGAAAGTGGTGAGGTTCGAGTCCAGCTCGAAGGCTGACGAATGCCATGTAGACTCGAAGTACAGTTGTAAGGTAGATAGTACGGTGCTAGAAACGTTCGAACCGATTCCCTACGTGGATGAAGATCTTCCGGTTGTGACCGCGCCTGAGAATCGACCATCGGTTACCGAACGGGTTAGGCGGTTCGAATCATTTGGCAATCGCTCCTTAGCAGCGACCATCACAATGAGTGGTCATCACGGAGGAAGGTTTGTTCGCTGTGGCACGACAATattagatcgatcgatgattgtaTAACAATATGCTCCTCCTTATTCACAGCGCCCCGGCCCAGTCCGCGATAAGCTCAACGACGAGTACATCAGCGACGGCACCAGTGAAACCTATTCCTATGCAGCGCAATCTGTCAAAAGATCCAGAAGCATTAGCGGAAGCCATCAACACCGTTGTCGTTAATCGAGAGATGGTTAAGCGAGGAAGGCTTGATAAAAGCTACAGCACGCCGGCTTACGACGACGAACTGGGTGGTAAGTTACGGTTCGGTAGGCCTGTGTTCGGCTCAGTTTGTTTTAATCCAAGCCATGCAACCCATTACTAGATATGCCACCGGCCATCGAACCTCGCAAAGAACATCTGCTAAAGACACCACCAGTGCCTCCACCACGTCCAAGACGTACCCTGGAGACACTGAGCGGACCGCTCCCGGAGAAACCGCCACAACCAGCGCCGCAAACACCTTTCTCTCCTGAACCAGGATTCGTTTCGTCGCTCAGCAATGCTCTCGATAACCGTGACGACCATTCCAACAAATCTAAGCTAGCCAACGTGATCGATTTGAAACAGAATCgagcacaaccacaaccatcacAGATGGGACTGGGTGCGCTTGGGTCTACGCCACCGAAACCAGCCGAACGAAATGCTACTAACACCACTATCACCACGATCGCTGCTACAGTCACTCCGAGCTCGCTTCCGCCAGTACCAGCATCGCGATCGACAGTTACTCCACCGGGGGTGAAGGAATCGCCAAACCCAACGGCCATCGTTCCAAGCATAGCCAGCGATGGATCCACCTCCTCGGAGTTGCTGACTcccaacaaaacgaaaagccttacgttgaagaagaaaaactcacTTCTCTCGAAACGCCGCAATGTGTCTCTGAAAACACTCTGCGTTAGTGACATCCAGGGTCATCTTTATCGACGAACAAAAGATCGAAGTGGCGTCTCGTACTGGGCAAAGTACTACTTTGTGCTGATTGAGACGACGCTGTACGGTTTTCGTAGCAAGGAAGCTCCGAAAGCCAATAGTATGATCTTTCTCGCTGGCTTCACAATCTCTACTGCGACGGAAGTTCATTCGCGACCTCATGCCTTCAAGGTGTATCACCCGAATAAAACGTTCTACCTAGCGGCCGAAACGAAGGAAGCACTCGTGCAGTGGATGGAGTACATTAAGCAAGCAACGCTCAAGGGCGGAACTGGCACCATAGGAGgaagtggaggtggtggtaacTCTTCCACGATCGAGTACAACATGCGAGAACTGTTTTCGGAAACGGACAGCTCGGACGATGAGCTCGGTCTGATGGATAGTACGACGAAGCTGAACGTACTCTGCACACCTTCCCCACAGCTATCATCGTCGCACTCGCTGATTGGTGGATTAGCCGATGGTACACCTACCTCCACCAAGCAGGACAACCGATATCATTTGAACTTTGGTTCACTGAAAAAGTTCACCAAAATGGGTACGGATGCTTCCGAGCGATCGGCCGGCACAGGCACGTCGACCTCTTCAAGTGGAAACAGCGGCGAGGGAAGCaagtttttcggttttttctcTCACCGCAGCGTAGAGAAAAGCAACTCGAGCGAAATGCCCGTCCCAACGTCACAATTCAAGAGTTACCGAAAGGTACCGGGGGCAGGAGGTTTACAGATCGGAACGGCATCGACAGATGCCTTCCCACTACCTGCACTAGTTGGTACGCCCAGCGCGGGACTCAATGGTACAATGAGTGCTAGTAATCTATCACTTGTATCCGTCAACGGAACGACATCGGCAATTACACCCACACCGACGGCCATTGCTAG
The sequence above is a segment of the Anopheles darlingi chromosome 2, idAnoDarlMG_H_01, whole genome shotgun sequence genome. Coding sequences within it:
- the LOC125950073 gene encoding uncharacterized protein LOC125950073 yields the protein MAYINVAEWSPDMVTDWLKGLDNSMYHYVQSFTNNGVGGKQLLNIRPYELEQLGMHLIGHQEIVLEAVENLKNFNYNLDKENLQFLALHVATAAHSLTKQLEYSDQEKLETAVLKDITRTITHLKALIEWLDRAPFKGLRKFDELRKQCMRFGLEMATVAMRDRFSLNPVQAIHGNAEKLAKIGEYIIKDITDPIILQPASLDLVTLKKRESDLGFLIMQSFHGIHRITEIKFNSPAHNSGKVEEGDEIVQINYQTVVGWEYKKVLLMLQESPPDVLLTLKKRPKHIKIYGQIYIKPYRLPSKKRSQPYRWGESLPSPRTTDTFALQDFSRPLERVPEKHVPSDTESEGSDILTPTDVKETEKEIRLYLPKPRAVLQRRHTLSSFKDLVGVGTWYDRTAAGGKRPLASEMQSLRDKSVSFGFGLEMAPRPTTTCLGLVPMNEGEGDTGAPGKCASFGGLQSSLPDIIPSEVNRSRPEVSPNERSVLGSGGKSARDGPEQNGESDAYKAGVSKVVRFESSSKADECHVDSKYSCKVDSTVLETFEPIPYVDEDLPVVTAPENRPSVTERVRRFESFGNRSLAATITMSGHHGGSAPAQSAISSTTSTSATAPVKPIPMQRNLSKDPEALAEAINTVVVNREMVKRGRLDKSYSTPAYDDELGDMPPAIEPRKEHLLKTPPVPPPRPRRTLETLSGPLPEKPPQPAPQTPFSPEPGFVSSLSNALDNRDDHSNKSKLANVIDLKQNRAQPQPSQMGLGALGSTPPKPAERNATNTTITTIAATVTPSSLPPVPASRSTVTPPGVKESPNPTAIVPSIASDGSTSSELLTPNKTKSLTLKKKNSLLSKRRNVSLKTLCVSDIQGHLYRRTKDRSGVSYWAKYYFVLIETTLYGFRSKEAPKANSMIFLAGFTISTATEVHSRPHAFKVYHPNKTFYLAAETKEALVQWMEYIKQATLKGGTGTIGGSGGGGNSSTIEYNMRELFSETDSSDDELGLMDSTTKLNVLCTPSPQLSSSHSLIGGLADGTPTSTKQDNRYHLNFGSLKKFTKMGTDASERSAGTGTSTSSSGNSGEGSKFFGFFSHRSVEKSNSSEMPVPTSQFKSYRKVPGAGGLQIGTASTDAFPLPALVGTPSAGLNGTMSASNLSLVSVNGTTSAITPTPTAIASSESIRSQPPVPPPRPTTPSSPIPPTMLSPPSIVIREPMTPTISEAAELLNRARKSKRISPHNYIHASNPNLVEFDFQTSKAMDFSVPKIHAGNAWDTSTHSHSNLQSMITLKDLMLQKQAEEAQDMYNKRVCLGVEKLDERGKKVITAGAAMSSSANSEHDRESVRGSSASSTAPAIPEAVNKIQRRQLPITPDYAQSFKLDDEDILYTRSKEGQKLRDFGYEMISGDDAFDQRNRTNRSFSAAGGGSANGGAAVAGSSHSNGNGNGGGTSSGGSIKKKTFNWINSSDRRGTDASADRGSTNAGDGGSHSAVSSSSSTSGGPMISGGGSTVSLSLRDSFKRSKNKAVIGRLDNIKASSEKLFQFKQSTSSGGSSGSSNNNDKESLKTKQLDKAGAPSVMLMNVNLKHQPASIAFGVGGNKKNNNEINAALEHHSALLFQQANAGSVPIGGIKKSNTCNSSSDFKENSGKMPNMRKNSAPERSTGATGQNGGPSSSSSTASYFTSLSFGRSKTTKEKRWLSSPRFHRAIFGKNNHSNDHQPTVIDHEVFSPISYTKAPLVQQLSSSASESSTTMLAGESGGQSSSGSASLLSSTMPNSSTGTVLTTSFGPNGAVSRNSPDYPNMEYPPVFEPETYSLSDPNTSQTLLKRRQNHHHHPQQPHHQQHK